From the genome of Candidatus Saccharimonadales bacterium:
TTGATAAGCCCATATTTCTCCTTAGAATCCTTGATGGTATTTTGGTTGATCTGAAATAAATTGTTTAACGCGCTCAACGATTGATTTACTATCAAGCTTGAAATGCTCGATGAGTTCTGTCGGAGAACCACTTTCGCCGAAACGATCCTGCATACCGACACGTATAAGTGGTGTTGGTAATTTTTCACTCAAGAGTTCTGCGATAGCTCCCCCGAAACCAGCTGCGGCTTGAGCCTCTTCGGCTGTTAATACGCGTCCTGTTTTACGAACGCTATTTAGGACAGTCTCTTCATCAAGCGGTTTAATCGTTGGGACGTGAACTACCTCGGCATGAATACCATGCTCTTCGAGCTTTTTAGCCGCCGCTAGAAGCTGGTAGGTCATCGTTCCGGTACCCAGCAGGCTAATATCGTGGCCTTCGCGTAGGACGTATGCCTTGCCAATTTCAAATGGTGATTCATCCGTACTGAAAATTGGTGTTTTTTCACGAGCCAATCGCAAATAGCTAGGTTTGCCGTTCGTCGCAATCGCATGTGTCGCTTTTTCGGCCTCAATACTATCGCCTGGTGCAATGACAATCATGTTTGGAAGTACGCGCATAAGGGCAATATCTTCAAGCATTTGGTGCGTGGCACCGTCCGGCCCAACACTTACACCGGCATGTGATCCAATAATCTTAACTGGTTGGTCATTGAGTGCAATCGTGGTGCGGATTTGTTCCCAGTTTCGGCCAGGGCTAAATGCTGCATAGCTACTCGTAAATGGAATTTTGCCAGC
Proteins encoded in this window:
- a CDS encoding transketolase C-terminal domain-containing protein — encoded protein: MSDFHLNPDIYNDDVKQEPTRAGFGRGLKAAGEADENVVALCADLTDSTQMSLFKEAFPNRFIEMGVAEQNLVTVASGLARAGKIPFTSSYAAFSPGRNWEQIRTTIALNDQPVKIIGSHAGVSVGPDGATHQMLEDIALMRVLPNMIVIAPGDSIEAEKATHAIATNGKPSYLRLAREKTPIFSTDESPFEIGKAYVLREGHDISLLGTGTMTYQLLAAAKKLEEHGIHAEVVHVPTIKPLDEETVLNSVRKTGRVLTAEEAQAAAGFGGAIAELLSEKLPTPLIRVGMQDRFGESGSPTELIEHFKLDSKSIVERVKQFISDQPKYHQGF